From the genome of Argentina anserina chromosome 4, drPotAnse1.1, whole genome shotgun sequence, one region includes:
- the LOC126790642 gene encoding LOW QUALITY PROTEIN: protein NRT1/ PTR FAMILY 5.10-like (The sequence of the model RefSeq protein was modified relative to this genomic sequence to represent the inferred CDS: substituted 2 bases at 2 genomic stop codons) — protein sequence MATAAQTVNVWSGTTLMLPLVGAFVADSYLGRYRTIVVASLLYILGLGLLTVSALLPSLGISDCEKTNESIRCSSRLQELLFFFSIYLVAIGQGGHKPCVQAFGADQFDGHDEEECKAKSSFFNWWYFCICAGPLCTFSLLAYIQDNLSWGLGFGIPCIVMVLALFIFFLGTRTXRYSIKGDEESLFVRIGKVFVASLRNRKTCSSAIASEEESRGIMPHQSSEQFKFLNKALLAQDNLKGNQKVCTILEVEEAKSILRLFPIWATCLVYGIVFAQFSTFYTKQGATMNRRIVPGFDIPAASLQTFISLATIICIPIYDRIFVPITRAYSRKPSGITMLQRIGTGMCLCGISMVVAALVEMTRLQTAEEYGVVDNPSATVPMSIWWLVPQYLLIGLADVFTVVGLQEFFYDQVPTELRSIGLALYLSIFGVXSFLSSFLIYAIEKATSGVGQASWFANNLNRAHLDYFYWLLAGLTVVELAIFVYFAKAYIYKRGMI from the exons GGACTCGGCTTGTTGACTGTCTCGGCCTTGCTTCCTTCGCTTGGTATTTCGGACTGTGAGAAAACCAATGAGTCCATTAGGTGTTCTTCTCGGCTCCAAGAGTTgttattcttcttctctatATATCTGGTTGCTATCGGGCAAGGTGGACACAAGCCTTGCGTTCAGGCTTTTGGAGCTGATCAGTTTGATGGACATGATGAAGAGGAATGCAAAGCTAAAAGCTCATTCTTCAATTGGTGGTATTTTTGTATATGTGCAGGGCCCTTGTGTACATTTTCGTTATTAGCCTACATTCAGGACAACCTCAGCTGGGGTCTTGGTTTTGGAATTCCATGTATTGTGATGGTCCTCGCattgtttattttctttcttggaACCAGAACTTAGCGGTATAGCATCAAAGGGGATGAGGaaagtttgtttgtgagaaTTGGTAAGGTGTTTGTTGCGTCATTAAGGAATCGGAAGACTTGTTCTTCAGCAATAGCTTCTGAAGAGGAATCTCGAGGAATTATGCCGCATCAAAGTTCAGAACAATTCAA GTTCCTCAACAAAGCCTTGCTTGCACAAGATAATTTGAAGGGAAACCAAAAGGTGTGTACCATCCTTGAGGTTGAAGAAGCAAAGAGCATTCTTCGTCTTTTTCCAATATGGGCTACATGCTTGGTATATGGTATTGTGTTTGCACAGTTTTCGACCTTCTACACCAAGCAAGGTGCTACCATGAACAGAAGAATTGTGCCAGGTTTTGACATACCAGCAGCTTCCCTTCAGACTTTTATCAGCCTTGCAACTATCATCTGCATTCCCATTTACGACCGCATCTTTGTACCCATAACTAGAGCTTATTCTAGGAAACCCTCGGGCATCACAATGCTACAAAGAATTGGTACAGGGATGTGCTTATGTGGTATTTCCATGGTTGTTGCAGCTCTGGTTGAGATGACAAGGCTGCAAACTGCTGAAGAATACGGTGTGGTTGATAATCCAAGTGCCACAGTCCCAATGAGTATTTGGTGGTTGGTTCCTCAGTACTTATTGATAGGATTAGCCGATGTTTTCACAGTTGTTGGTTTGCAAGAATTTTTCTACGACCAGGTGCCAACTGAATTAAGGAGTATAGGACTTGCTCTCTACCTCAGTATATTTGGTGTTTGAAGCTTTCTGAGCAGCTTCCTCATATATGCCATTGAGAAAGCTACCAGTGGGGTAGGTCAAGCTAGCTGGTTTGCTAATAATCTGAACCGTGCACATCTTGATTACTTCTATTGGCTACTTGCAGGACTCACTGTTGTAGAATTGGCTATATTTGTGTATTTTGCAAAAGCATACATTTACAAGAGAGGTATGATATGA